Part of the Pelorhabdus rhamnosifermentans genome, GAATAGGGCTATTTTTGTTTAATTATATATAATAGAGTAGATATTCATAGTAATCTATGATTGTTCTACTCTTCTTTTTTATACTAGGAATACTATTATTGGTAAGATAGTTAGCAGAGCCTTCGGTTGATTGAATAGCTGTTACTAACGTATTTGATTTATTTTCGTGTTGCGCACTAATGATAATCTAGTTACCAGAAGTTTGCGGTAGCTTCTCCAATTCCGCTACTTGCTCCTGTAAATACAACGATAATTTTTTTACGAGGAGAGAATATATAGTGATTATTAAAGTGTCAGGTAGTATTTTAGATACACTTTCCAAAACGGAACGTGAAGTTGTCCAGTTTATTAATGAAAATGAAGAGAATTTGGCAAAAATGTCGATTGTGGATATAGCTTTAGAAACATTTTCTTCGCCGTCAACTGTATCAAGAGCTATTCGAAAATGTGGCATCAATGGATTTAATGAGCTGCGTTATAAACTGGCGCAGCCGAGTAAGAATAAAGAGATTAGCAGTATCAATGAGATTATGAATAAATCCTTAATCGAAGCGACGGAGGTTTTGCAGAGAATTTCTTTGATGGATGTATTGGCTGTTGTGAGGAAAATTTGTGCTGCTAAGGACGAAAAAATATATGTTTTTTCGCGCGGCCCTACGGCGCAGGTTGCCAAAGAATTTACCTTTAAATTGGAGCTTTTAGACTATAATATAACGGAAACCGACGACCCGAATATCATCGTAAAATTAAGTAGAAAAGTGAAAAAAGATCGTTTGGTTATCATTTTTTCATTAAATGGACAAACAGAGGAATTGGTGGAAGCGGCCCGCAATGTGTATTTGAATGGGGCGAAAAGTGTTGTCATCTGTTGCTCGGAAACTACACCACTATTACAGTATGCCACGTGTTATCTAATCGGATATCGGTATGAAAAAATAGCGATTAGGGATTTTGAAGTGACATCGAGAGTGCCTTTGTATATTATATCGAGAATTATCATCGATTATCTGGTTGAACAGGAAAATCAAACAGAATAAATAGTTTTTTTGAAGCGTGAAAATTAATTTTCAAATTATGAAAAGATTTTCACGCTTTATTATTTTATAATAGGCGCGTGAGATGAAATTTATTTAATAAACTGAGTGGAATATTTGGAATATTATTAAATTTAAAAGGATAAAGAGAGCATATGTTGGCAAAAGCAATATATTTAATAGACGAAAATTTAAATTAGGAAAAAAGAATAAAGGTTACTGGAGGGAAAAATGCACACAATTTTATCAACTAAACAAATGCTTTTAAATGCACAGAAGGATCATTATGCTGTACCGGCATTCAACATTCACAATATGGAAACTATGCAGGTCGTTGTAGCAGCTGCCAGTGAATTGCGCTCACCGCTTATCCTAGCGGCTACGCCGTCAACGGTTGCCTATGCAAATCGCGATTATCTTGTAGCCATGGGCGAAGTTGCGGCTAAACAAACAAATATTCCGATTGCCTTGCATCTTGATCATCATGAAAAATTCGACGAACTTAAAGCAGCTATCGATTCTGGTTTTCGCTCTGCAATGATCGATGCTTCTCGTGAACCGCTTGCAAAGAACATTGAGCTCGTAAAAGAAGTCGTATCGTATGCACATGCATACGATACGACGGTCGAAGCTGAACTCGGCAAGCTCGTTGGTCAGGAAGATGATCTCATCGTAGGTGAGAAGGACAGTATCTACACAGATCCGGCTGTGGCCGTAAAATTCGTAGAGGAAACGGGTATCGATTCGTTGGCAGTTGCAATCGGCACAGCGCACGGACTTTACAAAGGAAGGCCAAAGCTCGACTTTGAACGACTTAAGGAAATTTGTTCGAAGGTCGAAATTCCGCTCGTCTTGCACGGCGCTTCGGATGTACCGGACGAACTCGTGCAGAAAGCTATTTCCTTAGGTATCTGTAAGGTCAACGTCGCAACGGACCTCAAGATACCATTCGCAGATGCTGTCAAGAAGTTCTTCCAGGAAAATCCGCAAGCAAACGATCCACGTAAATACATGACGCCCGGTAAGGACGCCATGTGGGAAATCGCAATTCATAAAATCAAAATGTGCGGCAGTGAAAACCGTTATTGAGAATAGGATGAAGGACTATGATTTATACGCTGACAATGAATCCGGCGATTGATATGAATCTAACCGGATATAATATCAAACCGAATCAGGTGAATCGTACCGGGCATACCGTATATTCACCCAATGGGAAGGGAATCAATGTAGCGCTTGTGCTCAGGCACTTTGGATTAGATGCAGCTGTTCTTGGATTTTTTGGCGGCTTTACCGGGCGGTATATTATCGACGAACTGTTACAGCGCAAGGTGCCGGCAAAACCGATTTGGGTCGAGGATACTACACGCATCAATATATTCATCAACGATGGCGATGATGAATTCAAGTTTGTCAACAGCGGGTCGTTTGTTCCACAGGAAAAACAACAGGAACTTCTAGAATTGTTAGAAAATTTAGAGAAATGCGATTGCGTGATAATCAGCGGTAGCTTACCAAAAGGAATTTCCGAAGCCTTCTATGACGAACTTTTAGAACTTTTTCGTAGAAAAGATATAAAATTTGTTTTAGATATAAGTTCGCTAAAATTAAAGGACTTATTGAAGTACGAGCCGCTGCTTATCAAGCCTAATGATGATGAAATTAAAGAAGTATTTGGTTTGAATGTCGGTTCGGATAATGAGGCTCTGCAGGTTATGCGATTTTTGAAGAAGAATGGAGCCCAAAATGTACTACTGACGATGGGGGAACGCGGTTCCTATTTTAGTAATGGAAGAGATTTATATTGGTGCAGTGTACAGCCGATTAAGATTTTGAGCTCGGCGTGCGCGGGTGATGCAGCGCTTGGAGCTTTTCTCAGTGAATGGCTGCCAGCGGGTGAAATCATCAAAGCACTCAAAAAGTCGGCAGCTACGGGAGCGAATGTAGCGGAAAGTGATGCTTTAGGAGATTTTTCTTCTGTTAATGAATATATGAAAAATATAGAAGTGAGAAAGGCAGGAGTATTGTAATGAAAAAGCTGTTAGGCGTGACAGGGTGTATCACAGGAATCGCGCATACCTTTATGGCGGCGGAGGCATTGAAAAAAGCTGCTGAAGCGGCAGGTGTACAGATTAAAGTAGAAACAAATGGTGCCATTGGTGTCGAAGATGCATTGACGGCGGAGGAAATCAAGGAAGCGGACTGTATTATCGTAGCCAGCGACAAACAGGTGGATATGGAACGTTTAAACGGTAAACCTGTTATTGAAGTTCCAGTCGCGAAGGGTATTCAGCATGCAGCAGAACTTGTGCAGGAAGCTATGTCGGGAAATGTGGCCATTCGTGGCGGTAAGACTGTTAATAACGGGATATTTAGGATTGAAGAAAAACCGGGCATGGGGAATGCGATTTACAAACATCTCATGAGCGGCGTATCGCATATGATTCCGTTCGTTGTAGCCGGTGGTGTACTCATCGCCATTTCATTCTTATGGGGGATTTATTCTTTCGATCCGACATCGGATCAGTATAATCCGACCGCGGCCTTGTTAAAACAAATTGGCGGCTATTCCATGGGACTCATGGTTCCGATCCTAACAGCATATATCGCGCAATCCATAGCAGATCGTCCGGGCCTTGTTGCGGGTTTTGTAGCCGGTACGATTGCGACAGCTACGGGTTCTGGTTTTATCGGCGGTATTCTTGGTGGTTTCTTGGCTGGTTATGTAGCATTTTTCTTAATTAAATCCATGTCTGGACTGCCAAAACAGTTTGAAGGGCTCAAATCCATTTTCCTTGTACCGCTTGTCAGTGTTGTCGTTGTCGGGGTCGTCATGTACCTGCTTGCTGATCCAGTAGCAACAATTAATGCGAGTATGATGAGCTTTTTGTCAAATTTGCAGAATTCAAATCCAATTATTCTGGGTATCGTAATCGGTTGCATGAGTGCTTTTGATATGGGCGGTCCAGTAAACAAAGCGGCTTATGTTACGGGCACATTGCTTCTCGGTCAAGGTAATTATTATTTCATGGCAGGGGTTTCCGCAGCTTGTATCACACCGCCGATTCTTGTTGCGATTTCTACGACGATATTCAAAAATAAATTTACCAAGGACGAGCGGGCAGCTGGCTTAGTAAACTATATTTTGGGCTGTACGCATATCACGGAAGGCGCTATTCCGTTCGCGGCTAAATCTCCATTGACGGTTATTCCGATTTTGATGCTTGGTTCCTCCATTTCGGCGGTTTTGACGTATATAATGAAGGTTCAGGTACCGGCACCGCATGGCGGTTTCCTGATTCTGGCCCTTGTCGACCAGCCTCTTACCTGGGTGCTTTGCATTCTTGCTGGTTCGGTTGTCGGGGCAGTTATTTATGGCGTAACTAGAAAGATGGTAGCAGAAGATTGATGAATTTATTTGCAGAAGATACGATTTGTATAGATTTACAGGCTAAAACACGGGAGGATGTTATCGATCAAATGGTAACGATGCTGGATGAGGCGGGCGTTCTTTCGGATAAGGAACTGTATAAGCAGTGCATCTGGGCTAGAGAAAAGTTGTCAACCACGGAAATTGGCTTTGACATCGCCATACCGCATGCAAAAACGAAAGCTGTCAAGGAAACACGGGTGGCTTTTGGAATTGTTAAGGAGGGTGTGGATTATAAGAGCGAAGACGAAAGTCTGGCACATCTGATATTTATGATTGCGGCAGGCGACGGTGCGGATAATTTACATCTGCAGGTGCTGTCACGGTTGGCGCGTAAACTGATTGACCCGGTATTCCGTGATCAACTTCTGAAGGCAAAGGATAAAAAATCAGTAATGGAATATTTATCTGAAGTGTAAAACATGCAGGAATGTTTCCGTTTGCCGATAGAGCCTCATGGTAGCGCAGGAACGGGCTTTTTCCTCCGCTTCTTCGCTGCCATTTGGAACACAAAATGCACCTTACGCTTTGCGTAAGGTGCATTTTTGTCTACGATCTGAGACGCCTGCATATGCAGGTGTCTTTTGCTACTTAGTATAAGATAAAATAAAAGCAATAAAAGGCCTTGTTCTTTTATTTGTTATTTTTTTAAATGGAAGGGGATGGTTGTGACAACAACATTGTCTTTTAAAATGAGCAAGGTACGTAAAACCCAGCCTGTTTGATTATGAAGCAAACGGTGCCAATTCTTTTTTGTTTCAAATTCCGGAATGAGCACAGTAATAAAATCTTCCGGTGCTTTTGCTTTTTCCAGTTTCGATACATAATCAATGAGTGGCTGAATGACGAGACGATAGGGTGAGTAGACAACAACGAGTTTAAAGTCTGTACGGAGGGATTCCCATTTTTTTTCTACACGCTTGCCTGATTCTTCATCAATGGCAATATGGAGAGCAATGACATCATTGGAAATGGCTTTGGCATATTTGAGTGTCTCCGCTACAACGCGCGTTGGTGAAGCAATAGGGACGATTACCATATTTTTTCCAATGGGTGTATTGAATGTAGCTTCAATTTCATCAACAGGCAAATGAAGCTGTTCAGCCATATCATTGTAATGGTGGCGGATTTTTTTTAAAATAAAAATCATGATAGGAATAAAGACAATGACCATCCAAGCGCCATAGAAGAATTTCGTGACAAGAATAATGATTACAACAATCCCTGTAATGACGGCGCCGAAAGCATTGAGTACGGCGCGGATCATCCAGCCTGAACCTTGTTCTTTACGCCAGTGTACAACCATACCGCTTTGTGCGATGGTAAAAGATAGAAATACGCCAATGGCATAGAGAGAAATGAGATTTTCTGTGTTGCCGTCATAGAAGAAAATGAGTAGTCCCGCTGTTATGCTAAGTAAGATGATGCCGTTAGAAAAGCTGAGACGTTCGCCTCGTGTGCCAAGATAGCGGGGCATATAGCCATCTTTGGCTAAAATGGAGAGAAGTGGCGGCAAGCCGTTAAAGGAGGTATTCGCTGCTAAATACAGGACAAGCATGGTTGTAATCTGGATGTAGTAGTACATAAAGCCTCTACCAAAAGTTTTCTCAGCAATTTGTGATAAAGCTGTGACATCTTCAATAGGCAGAATATGAAAATGCATTAAGAGGTAAGTAATGCCAAAGAACATGATACCTAAAATGCCAGACATCAAATAAGTCGTTTTTGTGGCATTTTTTACTTCTGGCTCCTTAAACATGGGAACACCATTTGAAATAGCCTCGATACCTGTCATCGAACTACAGCCATTGGCAAATGCACGAAGCAGAAGATAAAAGACTGGAAAATTTAATTGTTTTTCGAGTGACTGAGGTGGAATAGCAGGAGCTGTTCCTTGGAACGATTGGAAGATACCCGCGCCAATTAAGACGATAATACCAATAATAAAGGCGTAAGTAGGGATAACAAAAGTTGACGAAGATTCGCGAACACCTCGGAGGTTAATGAGCGTTAAAATACCAAACAATACGAAAATGTCGAGCACTACTTGATGTACAGCCAGTTCGGGAAAAGCCGAGACAATGGCGGCCGTACCTGCGGATACACTGACAGCCACAGTCAATGTATAATCGGCAAAAAGTGATGCAGCGGCAGTAAGTGCCGGCCATTCGCCGAGATTATGTATGGCTACGGCATAAGAGCCACCGCCCCCGGGATTGGCTTTGGCTACTTGAACGTAAGATAAAGTAACAATGGCAAGTAAGATTAAAATAGCAATGGCTACAGGTCCAATAAAGCCATAAGCAAGCATACCCGGAATAGCAAGTATGAGCATTATCTGTTCCGGTCCATAAGCAACAGATGAGAGAGCATCTGATGAAAAGATAGCTAAGGCTTTCCACTTAGGTAATTTTTCACGTATCATTTCTTGATTATGCAGCGGTCTACCAATAAGTATGCGCCGCAAAAAGTGCATCATAATTTGATCATCCTCCAAGTATAAGTTAACCGATTTTATTGATTTTTTTTCTTCATGCATAAAAAAAACTCAGAAGGTCCTAATTTTGGTTAGACCTACGGAGTTCGCAGATGAGCCGCTCCGAGTAATTTATCTTTCTTATTATAGACCATTTTGCTCACATCTAATTATACAAAACTTGTAGAAGAAAGAAAGCCTAGCTTTTTCAGTATAAATAATAATTTACAGGTTAAAAATGATGATTTGTTGAATAAATCTCTTCGTTACACCTATTTTGACCTGATCTCTCTATTTATCGGCGTTTTACTTGAAAAAGAACATCGGATAAACCGATGTTCTTTTAAAATTTACCTTTTTAGCGACGCGGATAACATCCGTGAGGATAACAAGGACGAGGATAGCAATGTCTTGGATAACAGCCATGAGGATAACAAGGGCGAGGATAGCAGGCCGTATTTGGTGAACAAGGTGTATTAGGTGAGCAAGTCGTATTGGGCGAACAAGGTGTATTAGGTGAGCAAGTCGTATTGGGCGAACAAGGTATATTAGGTGAGCAAGTCGTATTAGGCGAACATGGTGTATTAGGTGAGCAAGGTGTATTAGGTGAACAGTATGTGTTAGGCCAGCAATTTTTTACGGGATAACAAGGCCTTGGGTAGCAATGATGAGGATAACAGTATCCATAATGAGTGACGCGAGGTGCGTCTTCTAATTCCTCAAAATCTTCAATGTCTTCAATCTCAAAGTCGTCTCTGTCAAGGTCTTCTCTATCATCAAGGTCTTTTCTTTCATCAAAGTCTTCTTTGTCATCAAACATTTATTTTTCCTCCCAAATTCCAGTTTCAGGATTGTAATAACAACCGGCCGGGCAGGCAAGCCAGTTTCTTTGACTATCGCAGCTTTGCGAGAGGGGACGGCAATCATGGCAAGCATAACGATATTCACAACTCTTGCATTTCGTAATGCAATCTTTCGTGGTTTGCCAATAATCAGTCAGTGGTTTTTCATGAAGAATTGTGAGCAGGGATTTCTCTAGCACATTTCCGCAAAGCTGATTGCGGGAAAAAATACAGGGAATGACATCGCCAGTAGCTGTTATGGCTAGTTTTCCTGCTAGACAATTGTGATAGTGCTGTGCTTCAAAAAAAGAAAAACTATCTGTGTAGAAGGGCGGTTGAATAAGGGCTTTTTTATAATTATCAGGTCTTAACTTTTCATCATCCCCTCGCCCAGTGGGGCGGATGACATCGGGGGGGTTGACTTCTACCCCTAAATTTTTGCAGAAATTCATGATATTTTCTACTTCATTTTCATTTGTCTTCATTATTATAGAAGCAATACGTAGGGGAATGTCAGCATTAAGTATACGGTGAATAGCAGTTTGTGTGAGGTCAAAGCTACCTGCGTGTTGTGTAACGGCATCATGGACTGCTGCGTTATCGGCATAAATAGTTGTGGCTATTTGGACCTGATATTTTTTAAAAAAGTCAATGTCTTCTGTTGTAATCAGCGTAGCATTGGAAAAAATTTCAATGTACTCGTACCCTAGTTTATGAGCTGTTACAATAAGTTCGCGCCACTTTGGGTAGAGGAGTGGTTCGCCACCGATGAACTGAATAGCTCGGGCTCCGGACTGAAAAGCTTCTTCCATGACTTTAAGCCAGACTTCATGGGGAACTTGTTGTTTCTCACAGTTGGGGCCACTTGTGGCGTAGCAGTGTAGGCACTTGTTATTGCAAGCAGATGTTAATTCAAGCCAGAGAAAGTCTAGCTTGACAGGAGAAGCTTTTGGTGGCACCGATTGTTGAGGCTCATGATAATAATAATCAGCCAGTTCTAAAGTCACGAGCTTATCGAAAAAATCATAGGAATTGTTGTGTGGAGTATCATGGGGAACTAGGCTTCCTAAATCCTGATTTTCGCATAAACGAAGAAGTTTTACTGCGTGACCATTAATGGAATGGACCTTGCCTGTCTTGAGATTATAAATGGCGCCGCGTGCTGTTCCTTCTACAAGTTTGCAATGATCACGTAATCGAAAATACAATGATACCACTCCTTTTTGCTTCCATAAACAACTCTTAGTTATTTTTATTCCTCTCATATTCCGATTGTGCTTGTACAAAAAAAGTCATGATAGAAAATGATGATTTTATGTTGACAAAATTCAACGTGTTGGTTATAATAAACAAGTCGTAAAAATGTTGTGCGGAAGTAGCTCAGTGGTAGAGCATCGCCTTGCCAAGGCGAGGGTCGCGAGTTCGAATCTCGTCTTCCGCTCCATAGATGATTAAAAACCCAGTTATGTACTGGGTTTTTTGCATTTTTGTTGTTTTTGTTATACAATTATGGTAATATATTAGGCATGGCATGCTGGAATTTGTCCAACCTGTTTGTATTTTTTTTGCTTCGAGTCACAATTAGCATTGACAATTAGCCATTTATGGAACACTAAGATAGAACAGGGCAAGCATGGTCAGTATTTACTAAGGGAGGATATCGCATAAATGAAAGTAACAGTGGAAAGAATAGACAATCATAAAGCCGTATTAGAAGTGGAAGTTCCACAGGAGGAAGTAGGAAAAGCTGTTAACAGAGCTTATCAAAAATTAGCAGCAAAGGTCAATATTCCTGGTTTCCGTAAAGGAAAAACCCCTCGCAAAATTTTAGAAATGCGTATTGGTAAAGAAGCGATCCTTGAGGAAGCTTTTGATTTCATTGTACCTAACGCTTATGGTAAGGCTCTTGAAGAACAAAAACTGGAAGTTGTGAGTCGGCCTGAAATTGATGTTATTACATTAAAAGAAGACGAACCTTGCGTATTTAAAGCAACTGTGATTGTTAAGCCAGAAGTGACACTTGGTCAATATAAGGCTTTGAAAATTGCCGAAGTGAAAGCAGAAGTGAAAGACGAAGAGGTAGAAAAGCAGTTGGACGACATGCGTAGTCGTCAGGCGAAAATGATTGTAGTCCCTGATGCTGTTTTAGCGAAAGGTGATTTTGCTATTATCGATTTTGAAGGCTTTGTTGATGGAGAGCCGTTTAAAGGTGGCGATGGCCAAGGCTATCCATTAGAAGTAGGTTCAGGCAGCTTTATTCCTGGCTTTGAAGATCAACTCATTGGCGCTAAAAGTGGTGAGGATCGGACAGTTAAAGTAACTTTCCCGGATGACTACTTTGTAAAGGAATTGGCAAGTAAAGAAGCAGAATTTAAAGTAGCCATTCAAGATATTAAGCGTAAGGAATTGCCGGAGCTTGACGATGAATTCGCTAAGGATGTCAGTGATTTTGCGACCTTGGAGGAATTAAAGACTGATTTGAAGAATAAGTTAGAAGAGGCTGCGAAGGAAAAGGCCGAACGGGAATTTAAAAATAATGTTGTCAAAACGGCCGTAGATAATGCTCAGATGGATATTCCTGATATTATGGTTGATGACAGAGTGAATATTATGATTCAGGATTTGGCAATCAACTTGGAAAATCGCGGTATGCAGCTTGATAAGTATTTAGAATATGTTCATACGGATATGAATGATTTGAAGAAAAATTATCGCGAGAGTGCTTTAGCTAATGTGAAAGTCGATCTTTTGTTGGAAGCCATTGCGAAAGAAGAAAAGCTGGAAGTGGCTGCTGAAGATTTAGATGCTGAAACTTTAGCTATGGCTGAAACTTATCAAACGACTGTAGAAGAAGTTCGCAAAATTATTACGGAACAGGGAAATATTGGTGCTCTTGGCAGAACAGTTTTGCGTAAAAAGGCGCTTGGCCTGATTATGGATACTGTTGAAACTGTTGAACAAGCATAAAATTAGCTTAGAATATATGAACCGGGGTGTGTTAAATGAATTTTGTGCCGATGGTAGTTGAACAATCAAATCGTGGTGAACGGGCTTATGATATTTACTCACGCCTGTTAAAAGATCGTATTGTGTTTATTGGTGGGCCGATTGATGATAATATGGCTAACCTTGTTATTGCACAACTCTTATTTTTGGAATCGGAAGATCCTGATAAGGATATTCATATTTATATTAACAGTCCAGGCGGTGTTGTGACAGCAGGACTGGCGATTTATGACACCATGCAGTATATTAAACCGGATGTGTCGACTATTTGTTTAGGTAGTGCCGCCAGCATGGCAGCATTACTCTTGACTGCTGGCGCCAAGGGTAAACGCTATGCTTTACCTTACGCGCGTATTATGATTCATCAGCCTCATGGTGGAGCGCAAGGTCAAGCGACGGATATTGAAATTCATGCCCGTGAAATTTTGCGCTTGCGTGAAGTGGGGAATGAAATGCTCGTTCGTCATACTGGCCAAACGATGGAAAAGATTAAGCATGATGTGGAACGCGATTTTTTCATGTCGAGCCAGGAAGCCATGGATTACGGTTTGATTGATGCAGTAATTACTCGCAATGATAAACAAAAGGAGACTTCCAAATAGAGAGGTGATAACATGTTGAAGTTTGGAGATGACAGAGGTCAATTGAAATGCTCTTTTTGCGGTAAGCTACAAGAACAAGTCAAAAAGTTAGTAGCTGGTCCCGGCGTCTATATTTGTGATGAATGCATTGAGTTATGTAATGAAATTATTGAAGAGGAGCTCGGCGAGGCAATTGATGTCGATATGAAGGAAATTCCCAAGCCGAAGGACATCAAGGCGATTTTAGATCAATACGTTATTGGTCAGGAAAGTGCTAAAAAGACATTAGCTGTTGCTGTGTATAATCATTATAAGCGCATCAATATTGGTTCTAAAATGGATGATGTGGAACTGCAAAAATCCAATATTGTTATGTTAGGACCAACCGGTAGTGGTAAGACATTACTTGCCCAAACGCTTGCTAAGATACTCAATGTGCCTTTTGCTATTGCTGATGCTACGTCCTTAACTGAAGCAGGCTATGTGGGGGAAGATGTTGAAAACATTTTGCTTAAGTTGATCCAAGCCGCTGATTATGATGTAGAGAAAGCTGAAAAGGGCATTGTCTATATTGATGAAATTGATAAAATCGCTCGTAAGTCTGAGAATCCTTCTATTACACGTGATGTTTCTGGCGAGGGTGTTCAACAGGCTTTGTTAAAGATTCTGGAAGGTACTGTGGCCAGTGTGCCGCCTCAAGGTGGACGGAAACATCCTCATCAGGAATTTATTCAGATTGATACAACCAATATTTTGTTCATTTGTGGTGGCGCTTTTGACAGCATTGATCGTATTATTAGTGCTAGAATTGGTAAAAAGAACATGGGATTTGGTGCAGATATAAAGACCAAGGAGAAACGCAAAGTAGGCGAGCTCTTACAGCAAATGTTGCCGGAAGACTTGTTGAAATTTGGTTTGATTCCAGAGTTCGTGGGGCGTTTACCCATTATTGTGACACTTGACGCTCTTGATGAAGAGTCTCTTGTCCGCATCCTTCTGGAACCCAAAAATGCCTTGATTAAGCAATATCAAAAATTCCTTGAAATGGATGATGTGCAACTGGAGTTTAAGGACGATGCTCTTAAAGCCATTGCCGACGAAGCTATTAAACGTAATACAGGTGCCAGAGGGCTTCGTGCTATTATTGAAGGCATCATGCGTAATGTGATGTATGAAGTTCCTTCGCGTACAGATGTATCAAAATGTGTTGTCACGAAAGAGGTTGTTCTAAGTACGGAGGAACCTGTGATTGTCACGGCTGGTGAAAAAAAAAGCAAGAAAAAAGAAGCATCAGCATAATTAGTCCTGGTCAAGAAATGGTTAAAAATGAGAGAATCTAATTCTCTCATTTTTTTTTACAAATCTCTTTTTTTCTTTCGGATAAAATGAGTCGGCCTGTCTATACTAATTCTGTACATAAGTCTATGATTGTTCAAATG contains:
- a CDS encoding MurR/RpiR family transcriptional regulator, which translates into the protein MIIKVSGSILDTLSKTEREVVQFINENEENLAKMSIVDIALETFSSPSTVSRAIRKCGINGFNELRYKLAQPSKNKEISSINEIMNKSLIEATEVLQRISLMDVLAVVRKICAAKDEKIYVFSRGPTAQVAKEFTFKLELLDYNITETDDPNIIVKLSRKVKKDRLVIIFSLNGQTEELVEAARNVYLNGAKSVVICCSETTPLLQYATCYLIGYRYEKIAIRDFEVTSRVPLYIISRIIIDYLVEQENQTE
- a CDS encoding tagatose bisphosphate family class II aldolase, with the translated sequence MHTILSTKQMLLNAQKDHYAVPAFNIHNMETMQVVVAAASELRSPLILAATPSTVAYANRDYLVAMGEVAAKQTNIPIALHLDHHEKFDELKAAIDSGFRSAMIDASREPLAKNIELVKEVVSYAHAYDTTVEAELGKLVGQEDDLIVGEKDSIYTDPAVAVKFVEETGIDSLAVAIGTAHGLYKGRPKLDFERLKEICSKVEIPLVLHGASDVPDELVQKAISLGICKVNVATDLKIPFADAVKKFFQENPQANDPRKYMTPGKDAMWEIAIHKIKMCGSENRY
- a CDS encoding 1-phosphofructokinase family hexose kinase translates to MIYTLTMNPAIDMNLTGYNIKPNQVNRTGHTVYSPNGKGINVALVLRHFGLDAAVLGFFGGFTGRYIIDELLQRKVPAKPIWVEDTTRINIFINDGDDEFKFVNSGSFVPQEKQQELLELLENLEKCDCVIISGSLPKGISEAFYDELLELFRRKDIKFVLDISSLKLKDLLKYEPLLIKPNDDEIKEVFGLNVGSDNEALQVMRFLKKNGAQNVLLTMGERGSYFSNGRDLYWCSVQPIKILSSACAGDAALGAFLSEWLPAGEIIKALKKSAATGANVAESDALGDFSSVNEYMKNIEVRKAGVL
- a CDS encoding PTS fructose transporter subunit IIC; the encoded protein is MKKLLGVTGCITGIAHTFMAAEALKKAAEAAGVQIKVETNGAIGVEDALTAEEIKEADCIIVASDKQVDMERLNGKPVIEVPVAKGIQHAAELVQEAMSGNVAIRGGKTVNNGIFRIEEKPGMGNAIYKHLMSGVSHMIPFVVAGGVLIAISFLWGIYSFDPTSDQYNPTAALLKQIGGYSMGLMVPILTAYIAQSIADRPGLVAGFVAGTIATATGSGFIGGILGGFLAGYVAFFLIKSMSGLPKQFEGLKSIFLVPLVSVVVVGVVMYLLADPVATINASMMSFLSNLQNSNPIILGIVIGCMSAFDMGGPVNKAAYVTGTLLLGQGNYYFMAGVSAACITPPILVAISTTIFKNKFTKDERAAGLVNYILGCTHITEGAIPFAAKSPLTVIPILMLGSSISAVLTYIMKVQVPAPHGGFLILALVDQPLTWVLCILAGSVVGAVIYGVTRKMVAED
- a CDS encoding PTS sugar transporter subunit IIA, which codes for MNLFAEDTICIDLQAKTREDVIDQMVTMLDEAGVLSDKELYKQCIWAREKLSTTEIGFDIAIPHAKTKAVKETRVAFGIVKEGVDYKSEDESLAHLIFMIAAGDGADNLHLQVLSRLARKLIDPVFRDQLLKAKDKKSVMEYLSEV
- a CDS encoding APC family permease, which gives rise to MMHFLRRILIGRPLHNQEMIREKLPKWKALAIFSSDALSSVAYGPEQIMLILAIPGMLAYGFIGPVAIAILILLAIVTLSYVQVAKANPGGGGSYAVAIHNLGEWPALTAAASLFADYTLTVAVSVSAGTAAIVSAFPELAVHQVVLDIFVLFGILTLINLRGVRESSSTFVIPTYAFIIGIIVLIGAGIFQSFQGTAPAIPPQSLEKQLNFPVFYLLLRAFANGCSSMTGIEAISNGVPMFKEPEVKNATKTTYLMSGILGIMFFGITYLLMHFHILPIEDVTALSQIAEKTFGRGFMYYYIQITTMLVLYLAANTSFNGLPPLLSILAKDGYMPRYLGTRGERLSFSNGIILLSITAGLLIFFYDGNTENLISLYAIGVFLSFTIAQSGMVVHWRKEQGSGWMIRAVLNAFGAVITGIVVIIILVTKFFYGAWMVIVFIPIMIFILKKIRHHYNDMAEQLHLPVDEIEATFNTPIGKNMVIVPIASPTRVVAETLKYAKAISNDVIALHIAIDEESGKRVEKKWESLRTDFKLVVVYSPYRLVIQPLIDYVSKLEKAKAPEDFITVLIPEFETKKNWHRLLHNQTGWVLRTLLILKDNVVVTTIPFHLKK
- a CDS encoding radical SAM protein, encoding MYFRLRDHCKLVEGTARGAIYNLKTGKVHSINGHAVKLLRLCENQDLGSLVPHDTPHNNSYDFFDKLVTLELADYYYHEPQQSVPPKASPVKLDFLWLELTSACNNKCLHCYATSGPNCEKQQVPHEVWLKVMEEAFQSGARAIQFIGGEPLLYPKWRELIVTAHKLGYEYIEIFSNATLITTEDIDFFKKYQVQIATTIYADNAAVHDAVTQHAGSFDLTQTAIHRILNADIPLRIASIIMKTNENEVENIMNFCKNLGVEVNPPDVIRPTGRGDDEKLRPDNYKKALIQPPFYTDSFSFFEAQHYHNCLAGKLAITATGDVIPCIFSRNQLCGNVLEKSLLTILHEKPLTDYWQTTKDCITKCKSCEYRYACHDCRPLSQSCDSQRNWLACPAGCYYNPETGIWEEK